DNA from Algisphaera agarilytica:
AGCCGTTCTTCCTGTACCTCGCGTTCAACGCGGTGCACAGCCCGATGCAGGCGAAGGAAGCGTACAAGCCGCGCGTCGCTCACCTCGAAGGCGAAGCCCGTCAGCTCTACGGCGCGATGATGATCTCGATGGACGAGAACGTCGGCCGGGTGCTTGATGCGCTGGATCGCATGGAGATTGCCGACAACACGCTGGTGGTGTTCAGCAGCGACAACGGCGCTTCGTTTGCCTACCGCGTGAAGTGGCCCGAAGACTGGCCCGAGGTGTTGTTGGGTAGCTCGGGCCCGCTGCGTGCCCACAAGGGATCGTTCTACGAAGGCGGCATCCGCGTGCCGTTCATGATGCGCTGGCCCGCGAAGTTCGAAGCGGGGCGGGTGTTCGAGGAGCCGGTCAGCACCCTGGACCTGTACCCGACGTTCTGCTCGATCGCCGGGGCAGAGCTGCCCAAAGAAGCCATGATCGAAGGCAAGAATCTCATGCCTTACCTCGACGGTGAAAAGACCGGCCTTTCCGACCGCACCCTGCAATGGTTCTGGAACGACACCGGCTCGATGCGTAAGGGCGATTGGAAGCTCGTTGCCTACGGCGACCGCCGAGAGCTTTACAACCTTAAAGAAGACATCGCCGAGAAAAATAACCTCGCCAAGAAGCATCCCGAGCTCTTCCAGGAACTCAACGCCGAGCACGACGCGTTCCGCGCCGAGATGCCCCCGCGGCTGCACCCGATCGAACTCAAGTTGAAGTAAACGCCAGAGCTTACGCGCGACGGCCGCAGCTGTGATGCATCGCAGCTACGGCCGTTTTCATGCGCCCGAAGCTTTCCGCGACGCGTGGCGTCGCAGTTATTTTGACTCATCACTGTTCACTGATCACTCATCACTTCCGCCCGATACGGGCGGACCTTATGCAGCGCGATCGACGCGGCCATGCTCAGCAGGATCGACACGGCAAACGCCCAGATCGCCCAGCGCAGGTGCAGTTCCGTGTCGCCGGGCAGGCCCTTGATCGCCAATACGAGCAGGCCCAGCACCATGACGTCGAGCATGGAGAACTTGCCGAGGTGAGACGTCAGTTTCACTGCGACGTGCGGGCGGACGCCGAGGCGCAGGGCCGCGGCGCCCCACGCCATGACAGCCAGCTTGAGGGCGGGGAAGACCACCGAGAAGGCGAAGAGCAGTGCGGCGACAAGCGTGCTGCCGCGCTCGGAGGAGTGGCGCATCGTGTCGATGCCGCCGAGGATCGAGTAGGTGCGCGGCTCGAGGTCGTCGGGCTCGAACAGACGCACCCACACATCCAGGTCTTCGCCCGCGCTCGGAATGATCGTCATGCACGGCCCGATCAGCCCGAGACCCAACCCGATCGCGCTGAGCATCAGCAGATTCGCCACGATCGCCAGACGCGTCGCGGTCATGCGTTTGCCCTTGGGTTTGACAGGGGTGTCTGCGGTACTCATGGGCTGTTGGGACTGGATAACGCTTCGATCAAACTCTGCAGCGGCTGGGCGGTGTCGGTGGTGCCGATGACGATGCGCTTGATCGCGTTGGTTTCGGTTTCTTCAAAGGTCAGGGTCTGGTCGCCCTGCAGGAGGTCGGCGACGTTGATGACGACCTGGCCCGCCTCGTCTTTGCCCAGGCCGGTGGGGTCTTCGTCCCAGACGTCGATGGTGAGGGTCTGGTCGTCGGTGGCGTTGATGATCGCGCCCTGGTTGAGGGTGGAGCGGAGCTCGAGCTTGCCTTCGCCGAGCATGGGCAGGGCCTCGGCGACGTCGATGGTGATGGGGTCCCACAGGCCGATGAGGGTGTTCTCGCGGGTGTCGCTGGTGTAGCCGGTGTGGCCGTTCCAGGTAAGGCTGTAGCGGATGTCGGGGGCCGACTTGTCGAGCTTGTCCCAGGTCTTGTTGCCGGGCTGGCGGGGGTAGAGCTCGATGGTCTTCACAAAGACGTAGTAGTCCCGTCCGATCTGCAGGGTGAGCGGGGCGGGCGAGGCGGTGGGATCGCTGCCCGAGCCGTTCGGGTCGGCCCGGGTCGGATCGTCCGGGCCCCACGCGAGGTAGCCCGCGATGACGCCGACGACCAGCGCGATCGGCAGGAGGCCGAACAACCAGGCCCAGGTGCGCCGTCCGCGGTTGGCGGGGGCGGGGGGCGTCGAGGCCGGGGGGGAGGGGGTGCCGGAAGTGGGGGGTGGGCTTTGGGCCATGCTTCAACCTTAGTCGGGCGACGGAGTTGCGCCAACGTGTATACGCGGGCAATCTCGGGCCTGTTTCCGCGGAATCGAGAGGTTCAGAGGGCAAGGGGAACCACCCCTTGAATTGCGAATCGATTATCAATAACTTGTGACTAGATGTGTCCCCGTACCGCCAACCAGCGTCATGTTGTTCGTCAGGTCATTGAAACGGCCGACCGTCCGCTGAGCCCGCAGGAAATCCTCAAGCTGGCCCACGTCAAGCAGCCAACCCTCGGCATCGCCACGGTTTACCGTGCGGTCAAGGCGGGCACGGAGCAGGGCTGGCTGGTCCCGGTCGAGATGCCTCACGGCCCGACCCGCTACGAACCCGCGGGCAAGGCCCACCACCACCATTTCGAGTGCACCGACTGCCACGCCGTGTTCGGCGTCGAGGGCTGCCCCGGCCCGATGAACAGCCTCGTGCCGAAAGGCGCCGAGCTGACCGACCACGAAATCTTCCTTTACGGCCGGTGTGCGGACTGCCGCGAGCCCTCCAGTGGTTGAGCCGTCTTGATTGATAGTGATAACTTGTTATCATGACGGGTTGTGCCGGATTTTAAGTCGCGACAACCCGGTTTCACGCTCATCGAGTTGCTGGTTGTGATCTCAATCATCGCATTGATGGTGGGTATCCTCCTGCCCGCCCTCGGCAGCGCCCGGCGTACCGCGAAAACGATGAAATGCCTGGTCAACGTCAGGAACATGCAGGTCGCCCACTGGACCTACATGACCGACAACGACGGCTACTTCATTCAGGCGAATCTCTCGCACAGCGGCATCGTCCACTACAACCCGGACGGAACCCCGATCGTGCCGTGGCTCGAGACGCTTGAGGATTATTACGGGTCAGCATTGCTCCACCGTTCGCCGGTGGACGAGAGCCCGCACTGGGGCCCTGCGCCCGACGGCCAGCCGATCACGGGCGCTCCGATTAACCAGCGGCGGGTCACCAGCTACGGCATCAACAACTATTTGGTGGACATCGGCTCGGGTTTCAATCCCAACGGCACCGGGCCGCCCTATAAGCGCCTCATCCAGGTGCCCAATCCTTCGGCCAACGTTCACTTTTTGATCATGGCTTACGAAGGGGCGTACGCGGGAGCAGACCACCCGCACGTCGAGAGCTGGGGGTTCTTCGGCGCGGCCGGGGCGCCGCAGCTCGCGGCACAACAGGTCCAGATCGACGCTCACGGCGGGCCGCCCGCGGCGGCGGAGTCCAAGTCCAACTGGGGCTTTCTCGACGGCCACGCGGTGACCGCCGAGTTCAGCGAAGTGTATTTCGACGCGACGGAAAACAACTTTGATCCAGAGGTTGCCAACTAAGTGGGGGCAGCGAAATTTAGTTCTTACAGGAGATTGGAAGCATGTTCAGTAAAAAACAACTCATCGTGTCATTGACGGCCGGACTGGCCACGGCGGGGCTGTTCGCGGGCAGCGCGAACGCCGAAGAAGAAGCGCACTCGGACATCATGCCCTACGTGGACAACGGCGTGCTGCTCACCGGCGGCTACGTTTTTGCCGAAGGCACCGCTGAGGCGGGGCCGTTCACCGTCTATGAGGGCGAGCTGGGAGCCAACTACGAAGCCGAAGGCATGCCCGGCGGCGACGAGCCCGGTTTCGCGACCGATGGATCGAGCACCATCGTTTCCGATGGCACCATCGATTTCGCCTTCCCGGCCAACACCGCGCTGAACTTCAATTCCCTCCTGCTGCCCGGCCTCAACCTCGACGCCGCGTACTGGGACGGCACGCTGGGCGGCAACTTCGTCGCGACGCCCGACACCGTCATCCTGACCAACGAGTTGATCTCGGTCGATCTCAACGGCGACAGCACCCTGCCCGGCACCACCGGCTTCACCATCTGGACCAGCGACTCCAACGGTGTTGGTCACGGCCACTTCGACGTCTTCATCGATGAGCCCGATGCCACCGCTCAAGCCGGTATCTACCTCATCAGCCTGGAGCTCGAAGCCGGCTCCGGCGGCCCGACTTCGGACCCGCTCTTTTTCGTGCTGAACTACGGCCTCGACGAAGAACTGCACGAAGTGGCTGCGGACTTTGTCAGCGCAGGCGACCTCACCGCCGCGGTACCCGAGCCCGCCTCGCTGGCGCTGGTTCTGGGTGGCGGCCTGGTGGCACTCGGCCGTCGCCGTCGCGCCTGAGGCTTGAGCTTTGAATAACCCGCCTCCGGCCGCGGAAACGTGGCCGGAGGCTTTACCTGGAACTTCGCCCCGGAGTGATGTGATGAACCGTTTGTTTTCCTGGCCCGCCCTCGTGTTGCTCGGTGTGACCACCGCAGCGTCGGCCCAAGTGCCTCACGTTGACATCCTCATCTACGAGCAAGACGGCAAGCTCGCCACCGGCGGGTCGGACTTCGATGCCGGCGGCACTCCCGACGGCGGCGTCGAGAGCCCGGACACGCGCGTTTTCTCTCGTGAATTGGACCTGGACGGTTTCACCAACCTCCGCGCGGGCGACGACCCGGGTTTCAACTCGACGCCGGACTTCAGCCTGCCCGCCAACGAAGACCTGTACTACCGCACCGTGCCGTTCACGCTCCCCACGGGTGCGTCCAGCCGGAACCTGTGGTACTGGGATGGGCTGGACGACGGCTCGAACGGGAACTATCTCGACGATGTCGATTTCGGTGCCCCGCCCAGCGGCGTGGAGTTCGCCCGTTTCAACAACGGCAACCGGGAAGAAATCGCCGACGGCTCGGATACCACGCTGCCCTACGTGTTCATCCAGACCTCGAATTCGCTGGGCGTCGTGCACAAGCACCTGGCCTGGGGCGTCACGGGTGACGGCTACCAATCGATCAACGTCGGCGGCGGTGCCCCGCCCGAGGGCTTGTATCTGGTGAGCTTCGAGTTCTCCATCGGCGGTGACAGCCACGACCCGCTGACCGACCCCGAGAATGCCGAGCCGATCTACATCGTGTTCAACAACGACGCCGACCCGCTCGCCGAGGCCGCCGCGGTCGACTGGCTCACCAGTGAGTTGATCGGGGGAGACGTCCTGCTGGGCGACTACAACGGCAACGGCGTCGTCGACGCCGCCGACTACACCGTCTGGCAGGACAGCTTCGGGTCGACCACTCTGCTCGACGCCGACGGCAACGGCAACGGCGTGGTCGATGCGGCGGACTACACCGTCTGGCAGGACAATTTCGGGGCCTCGGCCGCACTCAGCCAGGGGCTGATGATCGTTCCCGAACCCAACAGCTTGTTGATCGTCGCGGGCCTCGGAGGGGTGGCCCTGCGTCGACGCAAGCGTTGATTTCCATCAGAGTGCCGAGGGCTCGCTGCCCTCGGCGCTTTTTTTATGCGCCTCCCCAGCCGACCGCGAGCCCGCCAATCCCGGGGCGGTATTCACCAAAGCGGTCGGCTCGTTTACGATAGGTGAAAGGAGTTTCCGCATGTTTCACCGCGTCCCCCGTTTTTCGGCGTCCCGATCCGCTTCCCTGGCTGTGCTCGTTCTGGCGGCTATGCTGCTGCCCGGCGTCGCGCTAGCCAAAGACTTCCTCCCGGCAGACGGCAACCTCAAGATCCGAGAGGGCAACAGCAAGCGTTCGCCCGTCGTGATCTTCATCGACAAGGGCCTGATCTACAAAGGGGAACGCAAAGCGGAGGACGCGATTCTCTACAACTTCCGCAGCGGCCTGGTCCGCAAGGGGCGCGAGCGGAGCGGCGATTTTGTGGTGCGTATCCGGGAGAACGCGGTGGTGGACGCGGACAACAACCGGATCTTCACCGTGAGCAACGGCAAGATCTTCGGCCCGGACGACCGACGCAAGGTGCTCTACACCATCGGCGGGAGCCAGCTCTACAGGGGCGACAACCGCCAAACCCCGGCGTTGTATAACTGGTCGGGCAGCAATTGGGACAACCAGCAGACGGCGCTGCTCATGGCGGTGCTCATCCATCTGGAGGTGTTGCCCGTCGAGACCAAGCAGAAGCCCGAGGCGGGTGAGGGTGAAGAAAGCGGAGAAAATGAAGAAAGCGATGAAACCCAGGGGGGTTGATCGTGGGCTTGAATACGTCTAGCGTGATACGACATGCCTCCTCGTCAAACCAACCAACGCGCTGCTGTCCGTGAAGCCATCGAAGCCGCCGACCGGCCGCTGACTCCGCAGGAGATCCTCGACCTGGCCCAGGCCGATCTGCCCGGGCTGGGGATCGCGACGGTCTACCGCGCGGTCAAGGTGGGGGCCGAGGAAGGTTGGCTGACGCCGGTCGAGCTGCCCAACGGGCCGACCCGCTACGAGCCCGCGGGCAAGAAACACCACCACCACTTCGAATGTACGGAATGTAACGCGGTGTTTGAGATCGACGGCTGCCCCACCCCGCCCTCGAAGCTGCGGCCGATGGTTCCCGAGGGCTGCGAATTAACGGGACACGAAGTGATTTTGTACGGGCGCTGTGCCGACTGCCGGTGACCCGTGAGCCCGGGCTGCCCCGGATTTGATCATCTCGCCCATTTTCTTCGGGATTCGCAAATCTGAGATTCCCGGGGGTGAAACTTTTTTTGCTTACAAACGTCTTATCCGGGGGCAATGAATCCGTTACCCTTTGTTGGCTGACTTTTCGTTTTCAAGCAGTGTCTTCTCACATACAAGCGTGGTCATTTTGCTTCACTCTCTCTCCGAGCCCCGGCGATCCGGTCCCCTGGCGCACAAGCTGGGGGAATTGCTGATCGAAGCCGGAGTGATCACCCCCCAACAACTCGACGCCGCACTCGAGGCCCAGACGCGCTCCGGCGGGCGACTGGGCGAACTGTTGATCGCATCGGGGCAGGCCACGGCCGAGGCGGTGTGCTCGGCGCTCTGTCGGCAACAGGGCATCGCGCCGATCGACCTGGCCGAGGCGGTGCCCGAGGCCGAGGCGTTGGAGTTGTTGCCCGCCGAGGTGGCGTTGAAGCACCGCGTGTTGCCGTTGGGGTTCACCGACGGGCGTTTGCACGTGGCGATGGCCGACCCGTTCGACGGCACCGCCTGCGATGTCGTCAAGATGTTCACCGGCGGAGCGGTCGAGCGCCTGTTTGCCCCGGCCGACGCGGTGGGGGACGCGATCGGCAAGCACTACGGCTCGAACGTCAGCCGGATGATCGCCGACCTCAACGGCGAGTCCGAAGCCGCCAGTGAGATCGACCTCGAAGACGAATCGCCCGTCGACCTCGCGTCGCACCTCCAGGCCCTGGCCCGCGAGCCCACCGTGGTCAACCTGGTGAACCTCATGATCCACGAGGCTGTGGAAGCTCGCGCCAGCGACATCCACATCGAGCCCTTCGAGAAGACGCTCAAGGTCAAGTACCGCATCGACGGCATGCTCCACGAGATGAGCCCGCCGCCCAAACACCTGCAGCCCGCGATCACCTCCCGCATCAAGATCATGGGCGGGATGAATATCGCCGAGCGCTTCGTCCCGCAGGACGGCCACATCGATCTGCCCACCGCGCGCGGCCCGGTCGATCTTCGTGTCGCCACCGTGCCGACGGTCTACGGCGAGTCGGTCGTGCTACGGATCCTCGACCGCGCGACCGCGCTCATCGGCCTGGACAACCTGGGCATGCCCGAGCCGCAGCTGTCCGACTTCAAGAAAGAACTCGAATCGCCCCACGGCATCGTCCTAGTCACCGGTCCGACCGGCAGCGGTAAATCGACCACGCTCTACGCGGCGCTGACGCACCTCTTCCGACCCGAGTTGAAAATCCTGACCATCGAAGACCCGGTCGAGTACCGCCTCGACGGCGTTAATCAGATCCCGGTCAATCCGAAACGCGGGCTGACGTTTGCCGACGGCCTGCGAGCGATCCTTCGGCAAGACCCCGACGTCATCATGGTCGGCGAGATCCGCGACGCCGAGACCGCCGACATCGCCATCCGCTCGGCCCTCACCGGCCACCTGGTTTTCTCCACGCTCCACACCAACGACGCGGTGGGTGCCGTCGCTCGCCTCATGGACATGGGCATCGAGCCTTTCCTGATCGCCTCGTCGCTGCGCGGCGTGATGGCGCAGCGCCTGGTCCGCCGGGTCTGTCAGCACTGCAAACAACCAGCCCAACCCAGCGAAACCATCGTGCGTCGCCTCGGCCACCGCCTGGAAGAGCACGCGACGTTCTACGAAGGCGCGGGCTGCCGGGAATGTCGCAACACGGGCTTCGCGGGGCGGATGGGCATCTTTGAGGTGGTCACGGTGGACGACGAGTTGCGCGACGCGATCGCGGGCCGGGCGACGACGTCGAAGTTGATTCAGGTGCTGGGCGAGCGTCACGTCCCGATGTGGGAAGACGGCTACCGCAAGGCCGCGGCGGGCCAGACGACGTTGGCGGAAGTGTTACGTGTCACCCAGGATGTTTAACCCGTCGCACGGGGAAAGTGGTTTAGGGTTGCCGGATTTCGCATACAAAGCGTTGGATCGCACGGGCAAGTCGGTCGCCGGAGTGGTCTCCGCCGCCGACCGCGCGGCCGCCGTTGCGCTCTTGGGCGAGCGCGACACGTTTGTCACCGACATGGAGGAAAGCGCTGGACGGGCCAAACGCCGCGGTGCTTCGCCTGCTTCGCGTGATTCCGCCGAGGACCAAGGCGCTTCCATCCGTTGGAATGCCCGTAAAGTGTCGCCTCGCCAACGTCTCACGTTGCTGCGTCAACTTTCCGTTGGGTTGTCCGCGGGGCTGACGCTGGTCAACGCGCTCGAAGTCGTTGCCGACCAGGCCGACAGCCCGGCGGTGAAAGCTTTGGTGGCGGACCTGATCGAGCGGGTCACGTCGGGCGATTCGTTGTCCGATGCCGAGGCGAGTCACCCCGAAGCGTTTTCGACGATGCAGGTGAGCATGACCCGAGCCGGCGAAGCAGCCGGGGCGTTGGACACCGTGATGACTTCGCTCACCGCGTTCGCTGAGCGCGACCTCGAGTTGCGTGAGAAGCTGCGGTCGGCGGCGATCTATCCGCTGATGGTCTTGGGGCTCGGGTTTATCTCCATCCTGGTGATCATGCTGTTCATCCTGCCGCGGATCATGACGGTGGTGGGTGAATCCGGGAGCGACCTGCCGCTGCCGACGGTGATCCTGATGGGTATGACCGATTGGGTCCGTTCGCCGATGGGGATCGGCGCGATGGTGATCATGGCCGTGGCGCTGGGCTTGTGGTGGCGTTGGAGCCGGACGCCGGACGGTGTTTTGGCGATGGACCGTTTCAAGCTCAAGCTGCCGTTCATCGGGACCGCGATCCGGCGGGTTTCCGTGTCGCGGTTCGCCCGGACGCTGGGCACCCTCGCGGCGGCGAACATCCCGATCGTCGAATCGATGCGGATCGTCCGCGACACGTTGGGGAACGAAGCCCTGGCCCGCGATATCGACACCGCCGCCGACGGCATCGTGCGCGGCTCGTCGATCGCCGACGAGCTGCGCGACACCGGACAGTTCCCCTCGCTGCTGATTCAAGTCATCGCGATGGGCGAACGCACCGGCCGGCTCGATGAGTTGTTGATGGACACAGCCGACACGTACGACAAAGAAACCAACGCGGCTTTGCAGCGCGTCATGACCATCGTGCCGGTGTTGTTCATCCTGGTGTTGGCGGTGTTTGTTGCCTTCATCCTTGCCGCGGCCCTGCTGCCCATCATGGGCATGGACCTGGGCGAGGCGCCTTGATTCATTTGTACCTTTTTTGCACGGCCTCACGCCGTGGTGTTTGGAGTCTTTGAAAGTGCAATCCATGAAACGTATTTCTCGAACTTCCGGCTTCACCCTTATCGAAATCATGGTGGTGGTGATCGTCATCGGCGTCATCGCCGCGCTCATCGTGCCTAACCTCTTCGACCGCGCGGGCAAGGCCAAGCGCTCGGTCGCCAAGCAGCAGGTCGGCTCGCTTGAAACCGCCATCCAACTCTTCCAGCAGGACTACGGCCGCTTCCCCGACACCCTGGAGGAACTCGCCAGCCCACCCGCGGATGTCGAGGGTGCTTCGCCGCCGTCGATCAAGCAGAAAGACCTCATCGACCCGTGGGGCAACCCGTTCCTCTACCGCTACCCCGGCAACAACTGGACGTTCGACCTGCTCAGCACCGGGGCCGACGGCCAAGAGGGCGGCGAGGGCGAGAACGCGGATATTACGAACTATTAATCGGGCCAACGTTTTTCTTTCCGCCCCGGCGTGTCGCCGGTGGGCGGGTTTTCTGGTGTGACGATTTCTATGCATCGCCGAGCCTTCACCCTCATCGAGATCATGGTCGCTGTGGCGAT
Protein-coding regions in this window:
- a CDS encoding sulfatase-like hydrolase/transferase, translating into MLTRFLFTLTACLATLTPSVSAVAGDTSKPNIILIFVDDMGYGCSGAYGDTNLVPVPNIDRIAHEGIRFTEGYVTAPGCGPSRYGLLYGAYQQRFGVQFNTDAYSKLPQFPNETLDNNRVPDTQPMMPIPLSEAGYTTGLIGKYNLPCYPNTPFDETMSVVHFSNDFWPDENGHYDGVDEPKAVGGHKDIYWGPKRVGDEYVTDRMGRQAVDFIERHADKPFFLYLAFNAVHSPMQAKEAYKPRVAHLEGEARQLYGAMMISMDENVGRVLDALDRMEIADNTLVVFSSDNGASFAYRVKWPEDWPEVLLGSSGPLRAHKGSFYEGGIRVPFMMRWPAKFEAGRVFEEPVSTLDLYPTFCSIAGAELPKEAMIEGKNLMPYLDGEKTGLSDRTLQWFWNDTGSMRKGDWKLVAYGDRRELYNLKEDIAEKNNLAKKHPELFQELNAEHDAFRAEMPPRLHPIELKLK
- a CDS encoding paraquat-inducible protein A, whose translation is MSTADTPVKPKGKRMTATRLAIVANLLMLSAIGLGLGLIGPCMTIIPSAGEDLDVWVRLFEPDDLEPRTYSILGGIDTMRHSSERGSTLVAALLFAFSVVFPALKLAVMAWGAAALRLGVRPHVAVKLTSHLGKFSMLDVMVLGLLVLAIKGLPGDTELHLRWAIWAFAVSILLSMAASIALHKVRPYRAEVMSDQ
- a CDS encoding Fur family transcriptional regulator, with amino-acid sequence MCPRTANQRHVVRQVIETADRPLSPQEILKLAHVKQPTLGIATVYRAVKAGTEQGWLVPVEMPHGPTRYEPAGKAHHHHFECTDCHAVFGVEGCPGPMNSLVPKGAELTDHEIFLYGRCADCREPSSG
- a CDS encoding type II secretion system protein, with the translated sequence MPDFKSRQPGFTLIELLVVISIIALMVGILLPALGSARRTAKTMKCLVNVRNMQVAHWTYMTDNDGYFIQANLSHSGIVHYNPDGTPIVPWLETLEDYYGSALLHRSPVDESPHWGPAPDGQPITGAPINQRRVTSYGINNYLVDIGSGFNPNGTGPPYKRLIQVPNPSANVHFLIMAYEGAYAGADHPHVESWGFFGAAGAPQLAAQQVQIDAHGGPPAAAESKSNWGFLDGHAVTAEFSEVYFDATENNFDPEVAN
- a CDS encoding PEP-CTERM sorting domain-containing protein (PEP-CTERM proteins occur, often in large numbers, in the proteomes of bacteria that also encode an exosortase, a predicted intramembrane cysteine proteinase. The presence of a PEP-CTERM domain at a protein's C-terminus predicts cleavage within the sorting domain, followed by covalent anchoring to some some component of the (usually Gram-negative) cell surface. Many PEP-CTERM proteins exhibit an unusual sequence composition that includes large numbers of potential glycosylation sites. Expression of one such protein has been shown restore the ability of a bacterium to form floc, a type of biofilm.) translates to MFSKKQLIVSLTAGLATAGLFAGSANAEEEAHSDIMPYVDNGVLLTGGYVFAEGTAEAGPFTVYEGELGANYEAEGMPGGDEPGFATDGSSTIVSDGTIDFAFPANTALNFNSLLLPGLNLDAAYWDGTLGGNFVATPDTVILTNELISVDLNGDSTLPGTTGFTIWTSDSNGVGHGHFDVFIDEPDATAQAGIYLISLELEAGSGGPTSDPLFFVLNYGLDEELHEVAADFVSAGDLTAAVPEPASLALVLGGGLVALGRRRRA
- a CDS encoding PEP-CTERM sorting domain-containing protein (PEP-CTERM proteins occur, often in large numbers, in the proteomes of bacteria that also encode an exosortase, a predicted intramembrane cysteine proteinase. The presence of a PEP-CTERM domain at a protein's C-terminus predicts cleavage within the sorting domain, followed by covalent anchoring to some some component of the (usually Gram-negative) cell surface. Many PEP-CTERM proteins exhibit an unusual sequence composition that includes large numbers of potential glycosylation sites. Expression of one such protein has been shown restore the ability of a bacterium to form floc, a type of biofilm.) — translated: MNRLFSWPALVLLGVTTAASAQVPHVDILIYEQDGKLATGGSDFDAGGTPDGGVESPDTRVFSRELDLDGFTNLRAGDDPGFNSTPDFSLPANEDLYYRTVPFTLPTGASSRNLWYWDGLDDGSNGNYLDDVDFGAPPSGVEFARFNNGNREEIADGSDTTLPYVFIQTSNSLGVVHKHLAWGVTGDGYQSINVGGGAPPEGLYLVSFEFSIGGDSHDPLTDPENAEPIYIVFNNDADPLAEAAAVDWLTSELIGGDVLLGDYNGNGVVDAADYTVWQDSFGSTTLLDADGNGNGVVDAADYTVWQDNFGASAALSQGLMIVPEPNSLLIVAGLGGVALRRRKR
- a CDS encoding Fur family transcriptional regulator; this translates as MPPRQTNQRAAVREAIEAADRPLTPQEILDLAQADLPGLGIATVYRAVKVGAEEGWLTPVELPNGPTRYEPAGKKHHHHFECTECNAVFEIDGCPTPPSKLRPMVPEGCELTGHEVILYGRCADCR
- a CDS encoding GspE/PulE family protein codes for the protein MLIEAGVITPQQLDAALEAQTRSGGRLGELLIASGQATAEAVCSALCRQQGIAPIDLAEAVPEAEALELLPAEVALKHRVLPLGFTDGRLHVAMADPFDGTACDVVKMFTGGAVERLFAPADAVGDAIGKHYGSNVSRMIADLNGESEAASEIDLEDESPVDLASHLQALAREPTVVNLVNLMIHEAVEARASDIHIEPFEKTLKVKYRIDGMLHEMSPPPKHLQPAITSRIKIMGGMNIAERFVPQDGHIDLPTARGPVDLRVATVPTVYGESVVLRILDRATALIGLDNLGMPEPQLSDFKKELESPHGIVLVTGPTGSGKSTTLYAALTHLFRPELKILTIEDPVEYRLDGVNQIPVNPKRGLTFADGLRAILRQDPDVIMVGEIRDAETADIAIRSALTGHLVFSTLHTNDAVGAVARLMDMGIEPFLIASSLRGVMAQRLVRRVCQHCKQPAQPSETIVRRLGHRLEEHATFYEGAGCRECRNTGFAGRMGIFEVVTVDDELRDAIAGRATTSKLIQVLGERHVPMWEDGYRKAAAGQTTLAEVLRVTQDV
- a CDS encoding type II secretion system F family protein: MPDFAYKALDRTGKSVAGVVSAADRAAAVALLGERDTFVTDMEESAGRAKRRGASPASRDSAEDQGASIRWNARKVSPRQRLTLLRQLSVGLSAGLTLVNALEVVADQADSPAVKALVADLIERVTSGDSLSDAEASHPEAFSTMQVSMTRAGEAAGALDTVMTSLTAFAERDLELREKLRSAAIYPLMVLGLGFISILVIMLFILPRIMTVVGESGSDLPLPTVILMGMTDWVRSPMGIGAMVIMAVALGLWWRWSRTPDGVLAMDRFKLKLPFIGTAIRRVSVSRFARTLGTLAAANIPIVESMRIVRDTLGNEALARDIDTAADGIVRGSSIADELRDTGQFPSLLIQVIAMGERTGRLDELLMDTADTYDKETNAALQRVMTIVPVLFILVLAVFVAFILAAALLPIMGMDLGEAP
- the gspG gene encoding type II secretion system major pseudopilin GspG, giving the protein MKRISRTSGFTLIEIMVVVIVIGVIAALIVPNLFDRAGKAKRSVAKQQVGSLETAIQLFQQDYGRFPDTLEELASPPADVEGASPPSIKQKDLIDPWGNPFLYRYPGNNWTFDLLSTGADGQEGGEGENADITNY